The genomic region TGCGGATGCTGGACGGCGGGCAGCCGTCCTTCGGCGACCAGGTGTTCGAGCGGCTGCTGAAGGAGCGGATCGTCTTCCTCGGCACCGAGGTGACCGACGCGTCGGCCAACCAGATCTGCGCGCAGATCCTGCTGCTCGCCGCCGAGGACCCGGACCGGGACATCTACCTCTACATCAACTCACCGGGCGGCTCGGTGAGCGCGGGCATGGCGGTCTACGACACCATGCGGTACGTCCGGAACGACGTGGCCACACTGGCGATCGGCTTCGCCGGCTCGATGGGGCAGTTCCTGCTCTGCGCGGGAACGGCCGGCAAGCGGTACGCGCTGCCGCACTCGCGGATCATGATGCACCAGCCGTCCGGCGGGTTCGGCGGGACGGTCGCGGACATCACCATCCAGGCCGAGAACATGCTGCGCGTGAAGCGGAGCATGCAGGAACTGATCGCCCGGCACAGCGGGCGGACGCTCGAAGAGATCCAGCGGGACTGGGACCGGGACCGCTGGTTCACCGCCGAGGAGGCCCGCGAGTACGGGCTGATCGACCAGGTGATCACCGGGGTGGACGAGCTTCCGGCGGGCTGAACACCGGCGGCGGCCGGCGATGGTCCCGCCGGCCGCCGCCGCACCCCGTCGGAGCAGGTCGACCGAGCACCGACGGG from Micromonospora sp. WMMD812 harbors:
- a CDS encoding ATP-dependent Clp protease proteolytic subunit, which gives rise to MIGYDGVRMLDGGQPSFGDQVFERLLKERIVFLGTEVTDASANQICAQILLLAAEDPDRDIYLYINSPGGSVSAGMAVYDTMRYVRNDVATLAIGFAGSMGQFLLCAGTAGKRYALPHSRIMMHQPSGGFGGTVADITIQAENMLRVKRSMQELIARHSGRTLEEIQRDWDRDRWFTAEEAREYGLIDQVITGVDELPAG